GGGTCGCACCACGGTCCAGGCCGCCGGCCGAGGGTCGCCAGCCGTCGAGCCGGGATTCCAGCGCGGTCAGGTCGTCGATTCGGTCGTCGTTGATGGACATGGTCGTTCCAGCCTTTCCTGAAGCCGGGCGAGCCCGGACTTGTATCGTCGATGCGCGGCGGCCGTGGAACACCCTTGAAGCACGGCGATCTGGTCGAAGGTCAGTCCGCCCCAGATGCGGGCTGTGACGGCTTCGCGGGACTCGGCGTCCAACTCGGCTAAGAGCGAGGACGCGTCACGGGCGTCGAGCCGGTCGTCCACCGAGGCGAACCAGGCGTCGGCCTCCGATCGGCTGACCAGCCCCTCGCGGGCCCGGCGCCGGCGGTCGCCGCGGTGGGCGGAGACCGCCGCGTTGCGGACGACGCGATGGAGCCAGACGGCCGGTTCGTCGGGCAAGCGCCCCTGCCGCGCCAGGGCGACGAAGGCGTCTTGCACCAGATCCTCGGCCTCGGCGGCGTCGCGCCACTGGCGGGCGTAGAGGACCAGGGCCGCCGCGTGGGCGTCGAAGAGGCGTCCCAACACGTCCGGCCCGATCGTCATGCCCGTCGCCTCCCGATGGCCCTGGCGACGGCCCGTCCGTCTCCCCATGAGAGTACACGCCGCGGGCGGCGAGATTTCTCGGGGGCGATGAATTTGACGAGTGCATCGGGCGGCACGGGTGCCCTTTACACGTCCCGTCGTTCGTCGGGGGAGGCGTCGTGGAGGGTGCGGAGAATTCGGGCTCGCGCCTCGGCGCTGAGGGCGTCGAGCTCGATCGATTCGCCCAAGGTTCTTTGGCGGCAGGCTTTGCGGAGGAACTGGATCTGGCGGCGGAAGCGACGACAGGGCGGGCAGATGATCAGATGGCCGCCCAACGCCAGGCGGTCGACGAGGTCGAGCGGCTCGTCGAGCTGGCGCGAGGCCAGCTCGGACGCCGAATCGCACGCGAGGGTCAGGATCGAGCGGAGCCGTCGCAATCGCTTCATGGACGTCTCGGAGGGCCGTCGGCGTCGGTGCCGAACCAGTGTTTCTCCAGGCAGGCCCGGAGCAGGATCCGCGCCCGGTGGAGCCGGACTCGCAGGTTGCCGGGGTTGACGCGGAGGTCGACGCGGAGTTGATCAAGTTCCACGCCCTCGACCTCCCGGAGCAGGAAGGCCCTGGCGAGGTGGCCGGGGAGGCGAGACGAGCAGTCCTCGAACACCCGCCAGAAGTCGGCGTCGTCGAGCGCCGCCTCGGGGGATCGCCATTTCGCCGGGGCTTCCCGCCAGCGGCCCCGGGCGTCGAACAGGTCCGACGACGGCCGATCGCCGGGACCGGGGAGGTCCGCTTCGATCATGGCCGAACTCGACCGCTCACGGCGATAATGGTCGGCGATCTTCCGTCGGAGAATGCCCAGCAGCCAGGTCCGGGCGGCGGCCTCGCCGCGATAGAGGTGGACGCCCCGGAGGGCTGCAAGGAGAACGTCCTGGACGAGGTCCTCGGCGATCTCCCGACGACCGACGCGCGCCCGGGCGTAGCGGTAGAGCGCGTCGCCGTGCCGATCCAGCCAGGCGGACGGGTCGGCGGTCTCGTCGGCAGGCCCGGAGGTCCCAGGGTTCGGAGTGCTCGACATCGCGGCGGGGCCTCACTCGCCCCCGGTTCGCATGCCCGGGGCTTGCAAGATCTCGGGCGCCTTCACGCGTCCGCCGTGCCCATGGCTGACCTTCGCGAAGGCGACCTTACGCCCCGGGCCGATCACGAACGTGGAGGGGTAAGCCGTCTCGCCCGGGGCGTCCCAGCGGAGCCCGTAGGCCCTGGTCACGGCGAAGTCGGGATCCAGCACGAGGTCGAAGTTGTCGGGCAGCCCCTTGCCCGACGCGAAGTCCTGGGCGTGCGCCTTCAGGGCTTCGGCCGGGCCGGGATAGAGCAGGACGACCCGGGCCTTTCGCTCGCGGAACTGACCGGCATTGCGGACCAGCTCGGCGACTTGCGCCGTACAGGCCGGGCACTCGTAGCCCGGCCAGCCCCGGAGGACCACCAGGACCACGGGCCCCCTCTCGGTCAGCGTCTCCAACCGAACGGCCCCGTCGGCGAGGGTTTTGAGGGTGAAGTCCGGGGCCAGGCCCCCGACGCTCGGCGGAGCGACGGGGCCGGCCGCCAGGGCGCCGGCGACCAGGAACAGGAAACCGCAAGGAGGTGAAAGACGGTGAATCGTACGCACGGCAAGTCTCCCGAGGAACTGATTCCCACCAAGGATTCCACACATCGGTCACTTCGCTTTCGTCGCCCGCCACGGGATGTCGACGGCCTGGTAGACGACGGCCGTGCGCTTGTTCTGGACGAAGCAGGCCAGCCGCAGCCTGTCACGCTTCCAGGCGGGGTCGATCGTGAAGGCGAACTGCTTCGACGCCGGGGCGGTCCCATTCAACTCGACGAAATCGTACTCGGTCCGGCGGGCCGGGAACCGGGCGATCAGGGTCTTGCCGGCGTTCTCCCCAGACTGGACGTCGGTCGAGACGCCGTCCTCGCGAAGCACCGCGCAGACGAGCAGCGGCGCGTCGTCGAGCTTCGTCGATCGGCGAGCGACCGCGACGAACGCCTTGCCCGACAGTCCATCCTCAGCGACGTCGAGTTTCACGTCCAGCGACACGGCGGGCGGTTTGGTCCGAGCCGCGCGGATCGCGGCGGCGGCCGAGGCCGGGTCGCGGCCGTTCACCGACCGGGCGCCGTCGATCATCAGCATCGGCGTATAGTAGAGGCCGTACGATTCGGGCTTGGGCCCGGTGTAGACGTCGTTGTAGACCATCTGCCGCTGGCTGTAGATCGGGTCGGAGAAGACGTCTTTCCACGGCTTGTTGAAGTAATCGACGTGGAAGGCGATGGGGACGATCCCCGGGTTCTCGGCGGCGAGCCGGCCCAGGATCTCCTCGGCGGCGGGGCACATGTCGCACCCCTGCGAGGTGTACAACTCGACGAGGACCCCGCGCTTGGACGACGAGGGCTCCTCAGCGGCCGAGGAGGAGGGGAGGGCCGCCAGGGCGACGACGACTGCGGCGAGGAGCCGGCTTTGAGGGGGCATTGAGGAGTCTCCTGGAGCGAGGCCGCGACGGAGGAGGTCGAGGCGGTCCGGTCGCCCCGAGGACGCTGGCAAGACGCCGCCCGCGGCCGAGTTATTCGCCCCTATCGCCGATCCGCAGGAAATCGCCCCGGACGCGTAACGCTCGAAGGGATCCCGCGACTAATGCCAGGGCGACGGCCAGGAGGCCGCGCCGATCCGCCTCCCATGAGGCACGGTTTCGAGCAATCCAACAGAGGACGATCCATGCTGAGAACCCACCTCGCGCGGGCCCGGTCGCTCGCGCTCACCGCCTTTCTCGTCGTGATCGGTTGTGCATCGGCGGCCGCCGGCGAGTTGCAGATCACGGTGACCAGCAATCAACCGGCCGGCGGCTTCGCATTTTCTCCGGTGTGGTTCGGGGTCCACGACGGGACCTATCGCACGTTCGCCCCGGGGACGGCGGTCTCGCCGGCCTTGCAGGCGGTCGCCGAGCTGGGAGACCCCTCGGCGCTGGCGACGGCCTTCACCGGCCACGGCTCGCAGGCGATCGCGGGCTCGGCGCCGATCGGGCCGGGGGGGACGGCTTCGACGATCCTGGACGTCGCCTCCCCGACGACGCAGCAGTACCTGAGCTTCGCGTCGATGGTGGTCCCCTCGAACGACTTCTTCTTCGGGAACTCCGACCCGTTGGCGTTTCGCTTATTCAACGCCGCCGGCCAGTTCCTGGGGCCGATCACCATCCAGATCTTCGGCTTGAACGTCTGGGACGCCGGCAGCGAGCGGAACGACATCGGCTTCGGCGCGGCGTTCATCGTCGGGGACGACGCCACGGGCCACGTCGCCGAGAACGGCGTGGTCGCGCCCGTCTTCGGCGGCTCGGCCGACAATTCGGCCTACCTCGCCTCCATCCTGGGCAAGTCCACGCCGTACGGCTACGACATCTCGCACCTCATGAGCCCCGGCGACCTCATCGCCACGATTCGGATCGAGGCCGTCCCCGAGCCGGCGTCGATCGCGATGTTCGGCGCGGGCCTCGTCGCGATCGGCGTCGCGACACTTCGGCGGCGCGGCTGAGGCCTTGGGTTACGAACCGAACGACGGCGGCTCCGCTCCGGCGGCGGAGCCGTTCGTCTCCACTGCTCGGCCCGGCTCACCTCGGACGGGGGCCTCGGGCCGGGCCGAGGGGGGCGACGAGTCGCTCTCCTGCTTTCAAGGTTGCAGCGTCGTGGCCGAAACGCCCAGGGCTTGCAGGATTTCGGACGCGTCCGCACGGCCGCCGTGGACGCGGCTGACCTTCGCAAAGGCGACCTTACGGCCGGCGCCAAGCACGAAGGTGGAGGGATAAGCCGTTTCGTCCCCGCCCTCCCAACGCAGGTTGTAGGCCTTGGTCATAACGTAGTCGGCGTCCAGCACGAGGTCGAAGTTGCCCGGGAGATCCTTGGCGGCGACGAATGCGTCGGCGGCCGCCTTCAGACCGTCGGCCTCGCCGGGATAGACCAGCACGACCCGGGCGTTTCTCGCCCGGAACTCCGCGGTTCTTCGGACCAGATCGGCGACCTGTTGCGTGTCGTAAGAGTCCTGGAATCCCGGCCAGCCGCGGAGGAGCACCACGACCGCCGGCCCTTGCTCCACCAACGCTCCCAGATGGACCGACTTGCCGGCGGGCGTCTTGAGCGTGAAGTCCGGCGCCTGGCCGCCCACGACCGGCGGTTCCTTCGAGCTCTGCGCCCCGGCGCTGGAGACGAGGAGCAGCAGCAGGCACGGCTGGAAGAGGCGGAGGGCCGAGTGCATCGTCGAAGTCTCCAGAGGAAATGTAGGGTCATGTAGAATCATACACGAACATTACTTGGCCGGCAGGCCCTGCCATGGAAGATCGACCGCCTGATGAACGACGGCCGTCCGCTTGTCTTGCACGAAGCAGGCCAGTCGCAATTTATCGCGATCTCAGGATGGGTCGATTGTGAAGGAGAACTGCCTGGAAACGGGGGCGGATCCACTCAATTCGACCAAGTCGTACTCGGTGCGACGGGCCGGGTAGCGGGCGATCAGAGTCTTGCCGGCGTTCTCGCCGGAGATCCCCGGATTCTCGGCGGCGGGGCACATGTCGCACCCCTGCGAGGGGTACAACTCGACGAGGCCCCCGCGCTTCGCTGGGGAGGCGGCCTCCTCGGCGGCCGCGAATTGGACGATCGTCGTCAGGAAGACGGTCACGGCCAGGTGCAGCCGGCGGAGCGGCATGAGGGATTCTCCTGAAGCATGCCATCGAGAAAGTCTGTGGCGTTCCCGTCGCCACGAGAATGCGAGCAAGACGACCGCCGCCGCCAGGCTCAGAACGAATCTGCCGCGTACCAGATCGAGACGAGCGCCAGAACCACGACCACCCATGGGACGCCCGCCACGACGAGCGCGGCCCAGCCGGCCGTGGGAAGGACGCCGATCCACCATCCGAGCAGGAACTTCGTGAGGTAGTAGGTGAAGGCGAGGAGGAGCAGCAGGGCGAGCAGGATGCCGAACCAGACGAGGCCCGAGATCTTGGTGACCCACTGGAGGTTCTCCTCGGGCTTCTGAGGCTTCAACTCGATCGGGAAGGACGCTGCGCCCGCCTTCGGGCCCAGCAGAATGAACCGGGAGAGCGACTCGTGGTTGCGCGGGTCGAGAGCCGCGCCGTGGCCTCCGTCGACGGTGAACTGGTTGCGGTTGGCGACGTCCCTGGTGAATCCGGTCAGACCGCCGCTTCCCAGGACGCCCCGCGGTCGTCGAAAGACGCGCCGGAGCTGCTCGTGGAAGGCCGGGAAAAGGCCCACGACCCAGTCGCGCGTGGCGACGTCGTTGCGCAGGTCCTGGAGCCGTCCCTCGGCCTCGAACTCGTCCCACTCGTAGTCGCGGTCGACGACGCTCCCGGTCAGGGCGACGCGTTCGAACCGACACGCCTTGTAGTCGCGCATCGCCTGCGCCAGCATGTGCGTGCCGTGGCTGTGGCCGACGAATCCGAAACGGCGGCGGGCGTTGGGGAACTGCGCGACGTCCTGAGTGTACGAGTCCATGAATTCGCGAGTCACCTTGAGGCGGTCTCGGGGGATCAGGAAGTTGAGCAGGGAGAAATAGACGTACTTCCCTTTTCGGACCACGAGCGAATCCTCCGGCATCCCCTCCGCGCGGGCGACGTCCTTGAGCTTCTCCGCCACCGCGTCGACCCAGTCGCCGTAATCCCGGATGCCGTGGACAAGGTAAACGACGCGCGTCACCTCGTCGCGGCGTCGGTTCTCGACGGCCGTCTGTGGGCCGATCTCCCCCACGGGGTCGGCGATCGCCGTGCGGAAGAGCCGCTCGCGCTTCTCGCAGCTTTCCGGAGAGTGGCCCGGTCCGGGGGTGAATCGCAGGATGTCGTAATGCCCGGTCTGCTTGCTGCGCTCGATCCCATCCGAGGTCACGACCAGACTGCAAAACTTGTCGCCCGCCAGCAGCACGTCCTGGTGGTCGGACTCCTTCATCATGTTGTCGTACTTGCCCACCAGCAGGATCGTGAGCGGATAGCCCTCGGCGGTCGCATTGAGGTTCGACCACTGGACGCGGAGGTTGCCGATGAACGGCGAGCCGCGCAGGGTTGCGAAGATCAACTTCCCGAGCCCCGCCTTTCGGGCCGGCCTCTGGATCAGCCGGAAGAACCAGTAGAGAGGCCGGCTCATGTACTCAGGCCGCACGGTCAACGTCCAGCCTCGGTCCATGCTCGACATCAGGACCATCCGTTCGACCAGGCCCGGCCAGGGCTTCTTCCCCCGAACGAGCTGCGTGGGACAGTCCTGGACCTGCCCGCGGCCGTAGACGTACGCCTTGCGGATCATCAACGCTCCGACGCTGTGGCCGATCAGCACGATTTTCCGATAGCCGTCGCCGGGTCGCTGGGCCCGGGCGTCGACGGCTTCCTGGATGGCGTCGCTCAGGTCGGCCGCGATCCTCGCCGCATCGGCCCGGGAGAGCCAACACGTCAAATTGCGGAAGAAGGCCCAGATGAAGCGGATCGGCCAGGAGAGCCGTCGCAGGATTTCGAGGAATCGGGACCGGGGCCGAGCGCCTCCCTCCACGACCCACCGATTGGAACCCCAACTCGCAGGATAGCGCGGCGCCAACAAATCGGCGTCCGGATACTCTTCGAGGACGACCCGCCGGAGGTCCCGAAGCCGGTCCCAGGGATACCCCCAGCCGTGCACGAGGACGACCAGGTCGAGCGATCTGGACGCAGGGGGGAAGGCGACCGGCTTGGGGTAGGCGAGGGCCATGTCGTCGGCTCCAGAGGGCTGATCCCGCGCCCGTTCCGTCCGCGAGGGGCGTCGTCGATACGCCGGTCCCCCGCATTGCGGCGTCGTCGACGACGCCTCTGGCGGTACGCTTCCTTTGTGTTATAATCTTCGGGACCGTTGCATGCGCCCTCCCTGGAACGGTTCCCGCCCCGACCTCTCACCGAGGAGCCGGCGCCGCTGATGAATCGCCCCTTCACGCAGTCTCTGATCATCCTCATCCTGGGGGCCCCCCTGGCGGCGAATCCGCGCGCCACGGCCGGCGAGGATGCGGCCGCCGAGGCGACGGGCCTCTTCAAGACGTACTGCTACGACTGCCACGGCGACGGCGCCCGCAAAGGGGGCCTGGCGCTCGACGAACTGCTGAAGCCCGGCAAGGGCGAGGGCCGGCTCGAGTGGGAGTCCGTCTGGAAGATCGTCCGCCACGAGTTCATGCCCCCCGCCGACGCCGACCGTCCCTCCGACGACGAACGCCGGGAGATGACCCGCTGGATCGAACGCCAGGTCTTCCACGTTGAGGCATCGAAGCCCGACCCAGGCCGCGTGACCATCCGCCGCCTCAATCGGATGGAGTATCACTACACCGTCCGCGACCTGTTCGGGATCGAACTGGATCTGGCCAGGGAACTCCCCCCGGACGACACGGCCTTCGGCTTCGACAACATCGGCGACGCCCTGACGCTCTCCCCCGCCCTCCTGGAAACCTACCTGAAGCTGGCCGAGAAGGTCGTCGAGTCGGTCGTCGTGACCGACGGCCCACGCCATCCTCGGGTCGACCTGTCGCCCCCTCAGTTCAAGGCGACGGCACCCGACGAGAAGGGGCGACTCCAGCAGACCGCCCAGGTTGAGCTGAAGCATTCGGGCCGCTACCGCGTCGAGGTCCAGTTCCGGCTGGGCGACTTCCGGGCCACCACCGGCGATTACCTGTTCCAGATGACCATGGGCGGGACGAAGCTCGCCGAACAGGTCGTCAGCGACGGCGGCGAGAAGACCTACGTCCTTGCCGGCGAGGTCGAGCTGCCGGCTGGGACGCACGCCCTGGCTCTGTCGACCGAGCCGACGCCCCCCGTCGCCGGGGGCGACAGGCCGCGTTCGTTGACCCTCTTCCCCAGAGCCATGGTCGTCGGGCCGCTTGGGTCGAACATCTTCGACGTTCCCGAGCCTCACCGCCGGATCTTCTTCAACGGTCCCGCGCCCGAGGACCCCGCGGCTCGTCGAGCTTACGCCAAGTCCGTCATCCGGCGCGTCGCCGATCGGGCCTTCCGTCGCCCCGCGACCGACGAGGCGATCGAGCGGCTGGCCGACGTCGCCCTGGAGGGGGGCTCGTTCGAGGTCGGAATCGCCCGGGCCCTGACGGCGATCCTGGGCTCCCCTCGGTTCTTCTACCGGGCCGAACTCCAGGCGCACCCGGACGACCCGGCGGAAGTCCAGCCGCTCGACGAATACGCGCTGGCGTCTCGGCTCTCGTACCTGCTCTGGCTGAGCCTTCCGGACGACGAGTTGTCCCGACTGGCCGCGGAAGGCCGATTGCGGGCCGAACTCCCGGGGCAGCTTCGCCGGATGCTGGCGGATCCGAGGTCAGGCCGGTTCTTCGAGGACTTCGCCGGCCAGTGGCTGCGGACGCGCAACATCCTGCACACCCCGATGACCAGCCGCGATTCAGCCCGCGTTACGCCCGTCCGCCCCGCCATGAAGCGCGAGACGGAGATGCTCTTCGAGTACATCGCCCGCGAGGGCCGCGACCTCGTCGAGCTGCTGACGGCCGACTACACGTTCCTCAACGAGAAGCTCGCGAGGCACTATGGGATCGACGGCGTGTCCGGCGACGAGATGCGCCGGGTCCCTCTGCCGCCGGAGAGCCATCGCCAGGGCGTGCTGACCCACGGCGGCCTGCTGATCTCCACGTCGAACCCCGGCCGAACCTCGCCGGTGAAGCGCGGGGTGTTCGTGCTGGAGAACCTGCTGGGGAAGGAAGTGCCGCCACCTCCGCCGAACGTCGCGCCATTGGAGGACGAACGGCGGGGCGGGTTTCGGTCGAGGACGCTCCGCGAGCAACTGGCCGCGCACCGGGAGCAGGCGTCGTGCGCCTCGTGCCACAACCGCTTCGACCCGATCGGCCTGGCGCTGGAGAACTTCGACCAGCTCGGCGTGTTTCGCGAGCGAGAGCGCAACGGCCAACCCGTCGACGCCACCGCGAAGCTCGTGACGGGCGAGGCGATCTCGGGGGCGGCCGAGCTGGGCCGGGCGCTGGCCTCTCGGCCCGAGGCGTTCTACCGCTGCGTGGCCGAGAAGCTGCTGACCTACGCCCTGGGCCGCGGTTTGGAACCTTCGGACGCACCCACGCTGGACGCGATCACGGCCCGAACCAAGGCGGAGCATGGAGCGTTCCCCGCGATGCTGACGGCCGTGGTCGAGAGCGCTCCGTTCCAGTCGCGTCGTGGCGACGGCGGCGAGGCCGCGGCTCAAGCGCGGACGGCCCGGATGCAGCCCCCGCCGCCGGAACGTCGGGGCGCCGCCGGCCGAAGCATGGTGGAGGCCGCCCGTCGCGCGGCGGCCGGGGAACAGGCGAAGAACCAGGCGGAACCCGAAGAGGCCGAGGCCGAGCGCCCGGCAGGCGCCGAAGTGGAGGGAAGGCCGTGAGCCGACGACCGACGACCGACGGGACCAGTCGACGCGCCTTCCTTCGCGGCCTGGGCGCCTGCGTGGCGCTGCCGACCCTCGAATCACTGGCCCGCCCTGCGCGAGCGGGGGCCGTCGCCGGCCGCCCGGCGCAGACGGCCTCCGGCATGCCCCTGCGGACGGCGTTCGTCGCCTTCCCCAACGGCTCGAACTACGAGCGCTGGCTCCCCTCTGGCGAGGGCCGCGACTACAAGGCGAACGAGACGTTCGTCCCGATGGCCGCGCTCCGCGAGAAGTTCCAGATCATCACCAACCTGGCCCACGACGCGGCCAACGACTGGGGAGACGGTCCCGGCGATCACGCTCGCTCCGGAGCCACCTTCCTGACCGGCGCCCACGCCTGGAAGGCCGGCGGCGCGAGGCTCCATCTGGGGACGTCGGTCGATCAGGTGGCCGCCGCGCAGGTCGGCCGGACGACGCGGATCGACTCGCTCCAGCTCGGCACCGAGCCCGGCCGTCTCTACGGGGCCTGTGACACCGGCTACGCCTGTGCGTATCAGTACAACCTCTCGTGGGCTTCCGAGAGCACCCCCCTGCCCCCTGAGCCCAACCCCCGAATGGTCTTCGAGCGTCTCTTCGGCGCGCCCGGCCCCAACCGTGAAGCCCTCCTGCGACAGCGTTTGGAGACCCGCAAAAGCGTCCTCGACTTCGTTCTGGACGACGCCCGCAGCCTGCAGAAGTCGCTGGGTCGGAACGACCGCGCCAAGCTCGATGAGTACCTGGCGGGCGTTCGCAAGCTCGAAGAGGAGATCGAAAAGCACGAGCGGTTCCGCTCGCCCGATCCCTCGCTCGCCCCGGCCCTCCCCGCCGGCATCCCCGAAGGCCACGGCGATCACGTCGACCTGATGTACGACCTGATGGCCATCGCCTTCCAGTCCGACTCGACCCGCGTGATCAGCTTCGCCGTCGCCCCCGAGGGGAGCAACCGCCCTCTCCCGGAGCTGGGCCTGACCGAAGGCCACCACTACCTCACCCACCACGCCGGCGATCCGGAGAAGCGCAAGAAGGTCGGCCAGATCGAGCGCTGGTACATGGAGCGGTTCGCCCGCTTCCTGGCGAAGCTCGACGCCGCCAAGGACGCCGACGGATCGTCCGTCCTGGACAACGCGATGATCGTCTACGGCTGCGCCATCGGCGACGGCAACCGGCACAACCACGACCAGTTGCCGGTCGTCCTGGCGGGCGGCGGCGGTGGGACGCTTTCCCCCGGCCGTCACGTCAAGCTGGCCTCCGCCACGCCGATGACGAACCTCTACGCCTCCATGCTCGACCGCCTGGGCGTCCGCGCCGAACGCGTCGGCGACAGCACCGGGCGGCTCGACGAGGTCTGATCGAAGGTTCCCGGGCGAGGAATCTCGTAGAGCAGCGTGAGATTGAGGCGGCGACGGCAAACTAAGGGTTGTCGAGCGAGGCCGCGAACCCTCGTCGCGAGGTCGCCGGGATGTTGAGCGACGCGGAGATCCGCGAGGTGATCGATCAGGTGTCGCGCGGTAACCGCGAGGCCTTTCATCTGATCGTCCGCGCTTACAACCTGCCGCTGCGCAGCTTCATCGCCAGTCAGGTTCACCACCTGGAAGACGTCGACGACCTGGCGCAGGAGGTGCTGCTGGGCGCCTATCGCAACCTGGGCGACTTCCGCCGCGGCGAGGACTTCGGAGCGTGGCTGCGGGGCATCGCACGCAACCAACTCCTCTTCTATTTTCGCACCTCGGGAAGGCGACGGAAGGCGATGGAACGGTTCCGCGAAGACGCCTCGCGGCTCGTCCAGGCTGATCTCGACCACGCGGTCTCGGGCGACACCAGCGAGGCCGTCGAGGCCCTGCTGCGTTGCGTGGGTCGGCTCCCGGAGAAGCTCCGCCGCGTGGTCCGCGCCGGCCTCGACGGCGACAAGCCGGCGCTCCTGGCCAAGGAACTGATGACCACCGTCGGCGCGATCTATAACCTGCACTACCGAGCCAACCGCCTGTTGCGGGAATGCATGACGAGGGAACTTGACTGAGATGGATCCCGACCTGCGCGAGATGATCGCCGCCTGGATGGGGGGCGACCTGGAATCGGCCGAGGCCGAGCGATTGCTCGCGAGGCTGCGCGACGACTCGGCCTTTCGGCTCGCGTTCGTCGCCGAGATCCGGATGCTCGGGATGCTGAAAGCCGTCCAGTCGTCGGAGCCGCGCTGGCTGCGCCTTGAGGACGAACTGGGCTGGAGCGCCTTGCAAACGCCCGACGACGAAGCCTCAGCCGTGGAGGAGGAGTTCGCCCGGCGGCTGTCCGAGGGACCCCCGCGACTGAGCCAGGCCGGACGGCGACGGGCGGCTTGGCTGACGCCGACTGCCGCAGCCGCCGCGGTCCTCGCGGCAGCCGCCCTCGTCTACTGGGTCGCGTCGCGGCGTGGGAACGTTCCACCCGCCCCGGTCGTCGTCCTGGGGGCGCCGCCGGCCTTGACCCCGGCCATTGCGATGCTGGTCCAGGAAGACTCGGCTCGTTGGAATACGTCGAGCGGGCCGCCGCCAGCCGTCGGCGAGGTCCTCCGCCCGCGTCGTCTTGAATTGCTGGAAGGCCGCGCGACTCTCTCCATGCTCAACGGCGTGCGGCTCGTCGTCGAGGGGCCGGCCGACCTGGATTTGATGTCCGTCGATCAGGTCCACTGCCGGCGTGGTCGGTTGCGCGCCCGGGTGCCCGAGGGCGCCGAAGGTTTCGTCGTTTCCGGCCCGGGCTCAGCGGTCGTCGACATGGGGACCGAGTTCGCGCTCAATCTCGCCCCCGAGGGCGCGGCGCGAGGTCGGGTCATCCAGGGGAAGGTGGAGGCTGCGGCGCTGGGACCCTCCGGGATGCTGGAACGCTCTCGCGTGCTGTCCGAGAAGCGGAGCTTCAAGATCGACCACTCCGTGATCGAGCTTGAAGAGAACGACTCGCCGACCGACTTCGTCGGACCGTCGAACCTGACCGTCGGTACGCTCGCCCCGGCCGCCGATTACGCCTCCACGATCCTGGCCGACCATCCTGCGAGTTACTGGCGGTTCGAACGCCTGGATTCGGGGAAAGTCTCGAACGAGGTCTCGGGCGGACCCGATCTCGTCGCTCACGGCCCGGTCCGACTCGCAGATCCCGTCGACGGCCGTGACAACCACTGCGCCGAGTTCGTCGAGGGGGACACAAGCCAGTACTTCAGCCCCACGACACTCTGGTCGCCTCCCGA
The sequence above is a segment of the Paludisphaera rhizosphaerae genome. Coding sequences within it:
- a CDS encoding RNA polymerase sigma factor, with amino-acid sequence MTIGPDVLGRLFDAHAAALVLYARQWRDAAEAEDLVQDAFVALARQGRLPDEPAVWLHRVVRNAAVSAHRGDRRRRAREGLVSRSEADAWFASVDDRLDARDASSLLAELDAESREAVTARIWGGLTFDQIAVLQGCSTAAAHRRYKSGLARLQERLERPCPSTTTESTT
- a CDS encoding anti-sigma factor family protein, with product MKRLRRLRSILTLACDSASELASRQLDEPLDLVDRLALGGHLIICPPCRRFRRQIQFLRKACRQRTLGESIELDALSAEARARILRTLHDASPDERRDV
- a CDS encoding sigma-70 family RNA polymerase sigma factor, which codes for MSSTPNPGTSGPADETADPSAWLDRHGDALYRYARARVGRREIAEDLVQDVLLAALRGVHLYRGEAAARTWLLGILRRKIADHYRRERSSSAMIEADLPGPGDRPSSDLFDARGRWREAPAKWRSPEAALDDADFWRVFEDCSSRLPGHLARAFLLREVEGVELDQLRVDLRVNPGNLRVRLHRARILLRACLEKHWFGTDADGPPRRP
- a CDS encoding peroxiredoxin family protein, yielding MRTIHRLSPPCGFLFLVAGALAAGPVAPPSVGGLAPDFTLKTLADGAVRLETLTERGPVVLVVLRGWPGYECPACTAQVAELVRNAGQFRERKARVVLLYPGPAEALKAHAQDFASGKGLPDNFDLVLDPDFAVTRAYGLRWDAPGETAYPSTFVIGPGRKVAFAKVSHGHGGRVKAPEILQAPGMRTGGE
- a CDS encoding DUF1223 domain-containing protein, producing the protein MPPQSRLLAAVVVALAALPSSSAAEEPSSSKRGVLVELYTSQGCDMCPAAEEILGRLAAENPGIVPIAFHVDYFNKPWKDVFSDPIYSQRQMVYNDVYTGPKPESYGLYYTPMLMIDGARSVNGRDPASAAAAIRAARTKPPAVSLDVKLDVAEDGLSGKAFVAVARRSTKLDDAPLLVCAVLREDGVSTDVQSGENAGKTLIARFPARRTEYDFVELNGTAPASKQFAFTIDPAWKRDRLRLACFVQNKRTAVVYQAVDIPWRATKAK
- a CDS encoding spondin domain-containing protein, translated to MLRTHLARARSLALTAFLVVIGCASAAAGELQITVTSNQPAGGFAFSPVWFGVHDGTYRTFAPGTAVSPALQAVAELGDPSALATAFTGHGSQAIAGSAPIGPGGTASTILDVASPTTQQYLSFASMVVPSNDFFFGNSDPLAFRLFNAAGQFLGPITIQIFGLNVWDAGSERNDIGFGAAFIVGDDATGHVAENGVVAPVFGGSADNSAYLASILGKSTPYGYDISHLMSPGDLIATIRIEAVPEPASIAMFGAGLVAIGVATLRRRG
- a CDS encoding redoxin domain-containing protein → MHSALRLFQPCLLLLLVSSAGAQSSKEPPVVGGQAPDFTLKTPAGKSVHLGALVEQGPAVVVLLRGWPGFQDSYDTQQVADLVRRTAEFRARNARVVLVYPGEADGLKAAADAFVAAKDLPGNFDLVLDADYVMTKAYNLRWEGGDETAYPSTFVLGAGRKVAFAKVSRVHGGRADASEILQALGVSATTLQP
- a CDS encoding alpha/beta fold hydrolase, with amino-acid sequence MALAYPKPVAFPPASRSLDLVVLVHGWGYPWDRLRDLRRVVLEEYPDADLLAPRYPASWGSNRWVVEGGARPRSRFLEILRRLSWPIRFIWAFFRNLTCWLSRADAARIAADLSDAIQEAVDARAQRPGDGYRKIVLIGHSVGALMIRKAYVYGRGQVQDCPTQLVRGKKPWPGLVERMVLMSSMDRGWTLTVRPEYMSRPLYWFFRLIQRPARKAGLGKLIFATLRGSPFIGNLRVQWSNLNATAEGYPLTILLVGKYDNMMKESDHQDVLLAGDKFCSLVVTSDGIERSKQTGHYDILRFTPGPGHSPESCEKRERLFRTAIADPVGEIGPQTAVENRRRDEVTRVVYLVHGIRDYGDWVDAVAEKLKDVARAEGMPEDSLVVRKGKYVYFSLLNFLIPRDRLKVTREFMDSYTQDVAQFPNARRRFGFVGHSHGTHMLAQAMRDYKACRFERVALTGSVVDRDYEWDEFEAEGRLQDLRNDVATRDWVVGLFPAFHEQLRRVFRRPRGVLGSGGLTGFTRDVANRNQFTVDGGHGAALDPRNHESLSRFILLGPKAGAASFPIELKPQKPEENLQWVTKISGLVWFGILLALLLLLAFTYYLTKFLLGWWIGVLPTAGWAALVVAGVPWVVVVLALVSIWYAADSF